In Priestia megaterium NBRC 15308 = ATCC 14581, the following proteins share a genomic window:
- a CDS encoding IS3 family transposase (programmed frameshift) — translation MGRKVYDRQFKMAAVQLVLEENLFVKEVAKELFIHPNTLYRWVSEYEEYGESAFPGRGSALYNSQYEMKKLKRENEELRKELDLPKKVPGLLEEKECVRFQFLKENKHNYNIKKACKTLNISRSGYYEYLQRKPSKRALENEVLRAEIQEIFKEHKGRYGSLRVTKVLEKKGIKVNRKRVGKLMRQMNLYAKGSRYRYKRYNKKSPSIERPNLLNQVFHTDGRNKIWVGDITYIPTQKGTLYLAVFVDMYSRKVSGWSMSTRMKDSLVIDAFLQGYNKEHPPTGLIIHTDQGSQYTGSNFQAILKKYGAVSSVSRKGNPYDNALMESFYKTIKRELIHGAKFTTPEQARKEVFKYIELYYNTKRMHSSLHYLSPIEYEKAYSS, via the exons ATGGGTAGAAAAGTTTATGATCGTCAATTTAAAATGGCTGCAGTTCAGTTGGTACTGGAAGAGAACCTATTTGTAAAAGAGGTTGCGAAAGAATTATTTATTCATCCTAATACGCTATATCGTTGGGTAAGTGAATACGAAGAATATGGGGAAAGTGCGTTTCCAGGCCGTGGGAGCGCACTTTATAATTCCCAGTATGAAATGAAAAAGCTTAAACGTGAGAATGAAGAACTTAGAAAAGAGCTTGATCTAC CTAAAAAAGTTCCGGGTCTTCTTGAAGAAAAAGAATGTGTAAGGTTTCAATTCTTAAAAGAAAATAAACACAACTATAACATCAAGAAGGCTTGTAAAACGTTAAACATCTCACGATCAGGTTACTATGAATATTTACAGAGAAAACCTTCTAAAAGAGCTTTAGAGAATGAAGTGTTACGTGCAGAAATACAGGAGATATTTAAGGAACATAAGGGTCGATACGGATCTTTAAGAGTTACAAAGGTTCTTGAGAAGAAGGGAATCAAGGTAAACAGAAAAAGAGTAGGAAAACTGATGCGTCAAATGAACCTATATGCGAAAGGAAGCAGGTATCGCTATAAACGTTATAATAAAAAATCACCTTCTATAGAAAGGCCCAACCTCCTAAATCAAGTTTTTCACACAGACGGACGAAATAAAATATGGGTCGGTGACATTACCTATATCCCTACTCAAAAGGGTACGTTATACCTTGCGGTATTTGTGGATATGTACTCGAGAAAAGTGAGTGGCTGGTCTATGAGTACACGGATGAAAGATTCCCTTGTGATAGACGCTTTTTTACAAGGATATAACAAAGAACATCCTCCAACCGGATTAATTATCCATACAGACCAGGGATCCCAATATACAGGTAGTAATTTTCAAGCCATACTGAAAAAGTATGGTGCTGTTTCAAGTGTCAGCAGAAAAGGAAACCCCTACGATAATGCATTAATGGAATCTTTTTATAAGACCATAAAAAGAGAGCTCATTCATGGTGCCAAATTTACAACACCAGAACAAGCTCGAAAAGAAGTATTTAAATATATAGAGCTCTATTACAATACCAAAAGAATGCATTCTTCTCTGCATTATCTTTCCCCTATTGAATACGAAAAAGCCTATTCATCATAG
- a CDS encoding cold-shock protein: MTQGTVKWFNADKGFGFIEIEGGDDVFVHFSAIQGEGFKSLEEGQKVTFDIEQGQRGAQAANVHKA, translated from the coding sequence ATGACACAAGGTACAGTAAAATGGTTTAATGCAGACAAAGGTTTCGGTTTCATTGAAATCGAAGGCGGAGACGATGTATTCGTTCATTTCAGTGCTATTCAAGGTGAAGGTTTCAAATCATTAGAAGAAGGTCAAAAAGTTACTTTTGATATCGAGCAAGGTCAACGTGGAGCACAAGCTGCTAACGTTCACAAAGCATAA
- a CDS encoding FbpB family small basic protein: protein MRKLKPSFQNLVNENRHKILEDKKVMEKIEEKIEARQEQAIKMKTK, encoded by the coding sequence ATGAGAAAGTTAAAACCCTCTTTTCAAAACCTAGTCAATGAAAATAGACATAAAATACTAGAAGATAAAAAGGTCATGGAAAAGATTGAAGAAAAAATTGAAGCTCGCCAGGAGCAGGCTATAAAGATGAAAACGAAATAA
- a CDS encoding CBO0543 family protein, protein MKSKKLERRFLKCITVIFLGSLPFVLKKTPIKDSLLVLFMNGYTNAIVDRFLVNRQILQYPIRFIPKEFKSNVLFDFLCLPTVSLWLYHLTKNDNPFKIVYKIVLTISSLFLVELWAEKYTKLIKWQKGWKWYYSLISLNVRALFSRLVIAIINIIEKKQEG, encoded by the coding sequence ATGAAAAGTAAAAAATTAGAAAGACGATTTCTAAAGTGTATAACCGTCATATTTTTAGGTAGCTTACCCTTCGTTTTAAAGAAAACCCCTATCAAAGATTCACTATTGGTCTTATTTATGAATGGATATACAAATGCTATCGTTGACAGGTTTCTAGTTAACCGTCAAATACTTCAATACCCTATACGCTTTATACCTAAAGAGTTTAAATCGAATGTTTTATTTGATTTCTTATGTTTACCAACTGTTTCTTTATGGCTTTATCATTTAACAAAAAATGATAATCCTTTTAAGATTGTATATAAGATTGTACTTACCATCAGTTCACTATTTTTAGTTGAGTTATGGGCAGAAAAATATACGAAACTAATTAAGTGGCAAAAAGGATGGAAGTGGTATTACAGCCTTATTAGCCTTAATGTAAGAGCTTTATTTAGTCGTTTAGTAATTGCAATTATTAACATTATAGAAAAGAAACAAGAGGGTTAA
- a CDS encoding DUF3885 domain-containing protein — protein sequence MSTNTLPSFLEKYFEGLTLSPALFYSWKYSIRFEISDPLISSHEKDCLNQAFHRSITLFHRVFEEGDEILFITDVHTTNKDRFLQKRPLNVYLKYIKDKQRLYQLNHHCLPSVFQDEDEDDDQSLTHRYVLSCKKTELRYAQLLKAINYEDFAHPSTILKSNSQSSYDIYFINLSKKKIFHLYDDRGCDVLASSKESIRFLYEEYNNWILDYDREEIDLLFK from the coding sequence ATGAGCACTAACACTCTACCTTCATTTTTAGAAAAATACTTTGAAGGATTAACTTTAAGTCCAGCTCTGTTTTATTCGTGGAAATATAGCATTCGCTTTGAAATATCAGATCCATTAATTTCATCTCACGAAAAAGATTGTTTGAATCAAGCTTTTCATCGATCAATCACATTATTTCACAGAGTATTTGAAGAGGGAGATGAGATTCTTTTTATTACGGATGTGCATACTACGAACAAAGATCGTTTCCTTCAAAAAAGACCTTTAAACGTTTATTTAAAATACATAAAAGATAAACAGCGGCTATATCAATTAAACCATCACTGTTTGCCGAGTGTATTTCAGGATGAAGACGAAGACGATGATCAATCTTTGACTCATCGCTATGTACTTTCTTGTAAGAAAACAGAATTAAGATATGCGCAACTTTTAAAGGCTATTAATTATGAAGATTTTGCTCATCCATCTACTATTCTGAAGAGTAATTCCCAAAGTAGTTATGATATTTACTTTATTAATCTCTCTAAAAAAAAGATTTTTCATTTGTATGATGATCGCGGATGTGATGTCTTAGCCTCAAGTAAAGAATCTATACGCTTTCTTTATGAAGAATATAATAATTGGATTTTGGATTATGATCGAGAAGAAATTGACCTTTTATTTAAGTGA
- a CDS encoding stage V sporulation protein S: MDTILRVSSISNPSSVAGAITAVFRERGNVEIQVMGAGALNQAIKAVAIARGFVAPSGVDLVCVPGFTYILIDNEERTGIKLILSPRKKR, encoded by the coding sequence ATGGATACTATATTAAGAGTATCATCAATATCAAATCCAAGTTCAGTTGCAGGTGCAATTACAGCCGTATTTAGAGAAAGAGGTAATGTAGAAATTCAAGTAATGGGAGCCGGCGCTTTAAATCAAGCGATTAAAGCCGTTGCGATTGCAAGGGGATTCGTAGCTCCTAGTGGTGTTGATTTGGTTTGTGTTCCTGGGTTTACATATATTTTAATCGATAATGAAGAACGAACAGGAATCAAATTAATTTTAAGCCCTAGAAAAAAACGATAG
- a CDS encoding cold-shock protein: MYYYGKRNQEPLAQEQTEVWECTVEDCKGWMRKDFSYDNHQKCPLCGNHMEAGERLINKIPLNPHRR; the protein is encoded by the coding sequence ATGTATTATTACGGCAAAAGAAATCAAGAACCTTTAGCTCAAGAACAAACAGAGGTTTGGGAATGTACAGTAGAAGATTGTAAGGGCTGGATGAGAAAAGATTTCTCTTACGACAACCACCAAAAATGCCCTTTGTGTGGAAATCACATGGAAGCTGGAGAACGGCTTATTAATAAAATCCCCCTTAATCCCCATCGAAGATAA
- a CDS encoding tyrosine-type recombinase/integrase, whose protein sequence is MRVEEISVGNRKAYLLIGTSGLPVEPVAKYMKYLYNSERSSNTLQTYCTALKFYFTYLEQTGIDYQQVSFEKLSNFVVWLRNPYENNNVVLHKTVKAKRRESTVNNYLTVVASFYDYLYRNDLVDSDMVEKLMKKMFIGAGGNGYKGFLHHVNGGKPISKNILKLKEPRKRVQVFTKEQVEEIYYSTTNIRDKFLVRLLFESGLRIGEVLSLFLEDLQFDAKQRKHKIQLTNRGELPNGGKLKTGERKLDISQGLMNLYDDYLYEVVDEYNPDHNFVFVKIWGKNAGDPLTYSDVYATFKELERKTGIHITPHMFRHTHATIYYLQTKNIKLVQERLGHAQIQTTMNLYIHPSEDEIRKDWEKAAHAFEIGQENMEDFQSNIPDEAVPF, encoded by the coding sequence ATGAGAGTAGAAGAAATATCTGTTGGTAATAGAAAGGCATATCTTCTAATTGGTACAAGTGGATTACCTGTTGAACCTGTTGCAAAGTATATGAAATACCTATACAACAGTGAGAGGAGCAGTAATACTTTACAGACGTACTGTACGGCTTTGAAATTTTACTTTACATACTTGGAGCAAACAGGAATTGATTATCAACAGGTGAGCTTTGAAAAGTTATCTAACTTCGTTGTTTGGCTTAGAAATCCCTATGAAAACAATAACGTTGTACTCCATAAAACAGTAAAAGCTAAACGCAGGGAAAGCACAGTAAACAATTACCTTACGGTCGTGGCATCATTTTATGATTACTTATACAGAAATGATTTAGTGGACTCAGACATGGTTGAAAAGCTTATGAAGAAGATGTTCATTGGTGCTGGTGGGAATGGGTACAAGGGTTTCTTACACCATGTAAATGGAGGGAAACCTATCTCTAAAAATATTCTAAAGCTGAAGGAACCCAGGAAACGCGTCCAAGTATTTACGAAAGAACAAGTCGAAGAAATCTATTATTCTACTACAAATATAAGAGATAAATTTCTTGTGCGGTTGCTTTTTGAAAGTGGATTGCGTATCGGAGAGGTTCTCTCCCTGTTTCTTGAAGATCTTCAATTCGATGCTAAACAAAGAAAGCACAAAATCCAACTGACCAATAGAGGTGAATTGCCAAACGGAGGTAAATTGAAGACTGGAGAGCGAAAATTAGACATCTCTCAGGGTCTCATGAACCTATACGACGATTATTTGTACGAAGTGGTTGATGAATATAACCCGGACCATAATTTTGTGTTTGTGAAGATTTGGGGAAAGAATGCTGGAGACCCCCTCACCTACTCCGATGTCTATGCGACCTTTAAAGAGCTTGAAAGAAAAACAGGTATACATATTACCCCGCATATGTTTCGACACACTCATGCTACAATTTATTATCTTCAAACCAAAAATATCAAGCTGGTACAAGAACGTTTAGGTCACGCCCAAATTCAAACCACGATGAACCTATACATTCACCCCTCTGAGGATGAAATCCGAAAGGATTGGGAGAAAGCCGCCCATGCATTTGAGATTGGGCAAGAAAACATGGAAGACTTTCAATCAAATATCCCTGACGAAGCAGTTCCTTTTTAG
- a CDS encoding DUF4386 domain-containing protein, with the protein MNSNKKAAKMVGVLFILAAVTAIIGLILYDPILNGPDYLTKGSQHANQVIVGTLMELILVASAIGTSTIMFPFLRKYNETIALWHVCFRFLEAVIITVGVISVLSLLTLSQEFVATGTQNTASFQASGTVLKAIHDWTFLLGPNIMLGINTMMYSYIFYRSKLVPRFIPILGMIGATLVFIAGLLEMFDVFSQLSVWGAILSLPVAANEMILAVWLIVKGFSESALASLDEKKKATR; encoded by the coding sequence GTGAATTCAAACAAAAAAGCAGCAAAAATGGTGGGGGTATTGTTTATACTTGCAGCTGTTACGGCGATAATAGGTCTCATTTTATATGACCCCATCTTAAACGGTCCCGACTATCTTACTAAAGGTTCCCAACATGCCAACCAAGTGATAGTGGGAACACTTATGGAGTTAATCCTTGTGGCATCAGCCATCGGCACTTCAACTATAATGTTTCCATTTTTAAGAAAGTATAACGAAACTATAGCTCTTTGGCACGTTTGCTTCAGATTTCTTGAAGCAGTGATTATTACTGTGGGTGTAATCAGCGTACTGTCCTTATTGACCTTAAGTCAAGAATTTGTAGCAACAGGAACTCAGAATACCGCCTCTTTTCAAGCTTCAGGAACTGTATTAAAAGCAATACACGATTGGACATTTTTACTTGGGCCAAATATCATGCTAGGTATAAATACGATGATGTACAGTTATATATTTTATAGATCCAAACTTGTGCCTAGATTTATACCAATCTTAGGTATGATTGGAGCAACTCTTGTTTTTATAGCAGGCCTATTAGAAATGTTTGATGTATTTTCTCAACTTTCTGTTTGGGGTGCTATATTGTCGCTACCAGTAGCAGCTAATGAAATGATTTTAGCAGTATGGCTCATCGTTAAAGGATTCAGTGAATCTGCACTTGCTTCTTTGGATGAAAAAAAGAAAGCCACGAGATAG
- a CDS encoding DUF6262 family protein produces the protein MANFEREEQLRQLHKQRKQATKDKVEEAIKRLIKSSKAINFNSVAKEAGVAKATLYNHIELKERIDFLRNQQEKAFVDDRIKRDENNQNAVISSLKRRIEKLEKKNQQLEKENRELRQKENEKLTDYFTKL, from the coding sequence ATGGCTAATTTTGAACGTGAGGAGCAACTACGGCAACTACATAAACAGCGAAAACAAGCAACTAAAGATAAAGTTGAGGAGGCTATTAAACGTCTTATAAAGAGTTCTAAAGCAATAAACTTTAATAGTGTGGCAAAAGAAGCAGGTGTAGCGAAAGCTACCCTATACAATCATATAGAACTCAAAGAGCGCATTGATTTCTTGCGAAATCAACAAGAAAAAGCATTTGTGGATGATAGAATTAAACGGGATGAAAATAATCAGAACGCGGTCATCTCTTCCCTCAAAAGAAGAATTGAAAAGTTAGAGAAAAAAAATCAACAATTAGAAAAAGAAAATAGAGAGTTGCGCCAAAAAGAAAATGAAAAGCTCACCGATTACTTTACAAAGTTATAA
- a CDS encoding amino acid permease: MKENTASKNTLKKQLLPRHIRMIAIGGMIGTGIFKGSADTIGLAGPSVIFSYLFAGLLLLIVMGALAEMAIVYPSHNMKDLIQKAFGRRFSFVTGATYCFMWLTVCVIEVIAAGSFLQYWFSSIPLWILCLICSIVLILINATSVKSFGEIEFWFAGIKIFVIIAFILLGIAILFGIMPSNNSSSHYLHNYSDFIPNGWKAVFSTLLVVIFSYGGSELIGLTITETKDAEKVLPGVVKGVMWRVVLFYTLPIFIICGLIPWDKIDANASPFVQVFETAGLQGASHVMNFILLTAVLSAANSGIYGCTRMLHSLSQSGDAPKSLSYVNKQGVPVYSLAFSVLFLLLGTYLVYLYPEKAFSYLLAIPGFTVSLIWISICLAQLKLRPQYKEKPYFKLWGFPYLTLFAACTLIISFIVFLIDSANRLSSIVCVAFVLVMVILSFFKKNTKPTSLEVPNDTN, encoded by the coding sequence ATGAAAGAAAATACTGCATCAAAGAATACGTTAAAAAAGCAATTATTACCGCGGCACATTCGAATGATTGCTATTGGAGGAATGATTGGAACAGGGATTTTCAAAGGGAGTGCTGATACAATTGGATTAGCAGGACCTTCGGTTATCTTTTCGTATCTATTTGCTGGACTATTGCTTCTCATTGTAATGGGGGCTTTGGCTGAAATGGCTATTGTATACCCATCGCACAATATGAAAGATCTAATTCAAAAAGCTTTTGGAAGACGTTTTTCTTTTGTAACGGGAGCTACTTATTGCTTTATGTGGCTTACTGTGTGTGTTATTGAAGTCATCGCTGCAGGTAGTTTTCTGCAATATTGGTTTTCTTCTATCCCTTTATGGATTCTTTGTCTTATTTGTTCAATTGTACTTATTTTAATTAATGCTACAAGCGTAAAGTCTTTTGGAGAAATTGAGTTTTGGTTTGCTGGTATTAAAATCTTTGTTATTATTGCTTTTATTTTATTAGGTATAGCGATACTATTTGGAATTATGCCAAGCAATAATTCATCTTCTCATTATCTTCATAATTATAGTGATTTTATACCAAATGGCTGGAAAGCCGTTTTCTCTACATTACTTGTAGTCATTTTCTCGTATGGAGGATCAGAACTCATTGGTTTAACTATTACAGAAACGAAAGATGCTGAAAAGGTATTACCAGGGGTAGTTAAAGGCGTTATGTGGAGAGTAGTTCTGTTTTATACTTTGCCTATTTTTATTATCTGTGGCTTGATACCATGGGATAAAATTGATGCAAATGCTAGCCCTTTTGTGCAGGTATTTGAAACAGCCGGGCTTCAAGGTGCTTCTCATGTTATGAACTTTATTTTATTAACAGCTGTCCTTTCAGCAGCCAATTCAGGTATTTATGGCTGTACAAGGATGCTTCATTCTTTATCTCAGTCGGGAGATGCTCCTAAAAGTTTGTCCTATGTAAATAAACAAGGCGTACCTGTTTACAGTTTAGCTTTCAGTGTCCTATTTTTATTATTGGGAACGTACCTCGTATACTTATATCCTGAAAAAGCTTTTTCTTATTTATTAGCTATTCCTGGATTTACAGTTTCTCTTATATGGATTAGTATTTGCTTAGCTCAGCTAAAGCTACGTCCTCAATATAAAGAAAAACCATATTTTAAACTTTGGGGCTTCCCTTATTTAACGCTCTTTGCCGCATGTACATTAATTATTAGCTTCATAGTCTTTCTCATAGACAGTGCGAATAGGTTAAGCTCTATAGTTTGTGTAGCATTCGTTCTTGTAATGGTAATTCTTTCATTTTTCAAAAAGAACACCAAACCTACTTCTCTTGAAGTACCGAATGATACCAATTAG
- a CDS encoding L,D-transpeptidase, whose translation MVNKIKNRPYYTGHIPSDDPHNPLGKRWLRLNANGTYGDTYGIHGNNNESSIGKYVSQGCVRMHNADIEKLYDKVQVGTPVTITYSYKSFVDLTSVYGYKMKNN comes from the coding sequence GTGGTAAACAAGATTAAAAACCGCCCTTATTATACAGGACATATTCCTAGTGACGACCCTCACAATCCATTAGGAAAACGGTGGTTACGATTAAATGCAAACGGTACGTATGGTGATACATACGGCATTCATGGTAACAACAATGAAAGCAGCATTGGAAAGTATGTGAGTCAAGGATGCGTAAGAATGCATAATGCAGATATTGAAAAGCTTTATGATAAAGTTCAAGTAGGAACACCGGTTACGATTACGTATTCCTATAAGAGCTTTGTTGATCTTACGAGCGTATATGGTTATAAAATGAAAAACAACTAA
- a CDS encoding tyrosine-type recombinase/integrase produces MDKIIANNAITKNEYWNLITSTLSSYEVKDISPDGKVTRRVVNNDYFLVNDIWNVNDIGNIPNFEESFNRYKVPSRNQKFPTENKTIGLELKFVYYCKLFNDEWSLNSFFHTYKTFLNKLVLFLNEKHSHLYSLLDLDVEKTEKEWIWWLNNKGVKTTLARKSVQYGEFETKTPIATFFRSIYEKLFNLTDTREEWGKDRWDVRVLNANYGVDYNASLPLYYIDFTKIENVTFRQYLKKYIKTRLLGGRKFSWSTAQNYVRWVPKFFNFINELEPEWDDLKDLTRQHIEKYVEFLHHYAQNNLKNRNANPDKFIYINVECTYSFLRDTQRYDYSIAPKKSTTKLLYSEDYPSLDKKSDDTIDYIPDYVLEQLFDNINDLHSDVQPVVWIAFKTGLRISDTLGLTQECLVRLNGKYSIQTDIEKIYVNGHKIPIDDQLANMIAVLIHKSKELSNDDNNPNKYIFVRYKGSRKGKPFSQFWVRDQLGKLAFEKNITDEVGNVFHFKSHQFRHTYAVKMLNGGADILTVQELLAHASPEMTLRYARLLDDTKRKAFEKVVKQGVFSFNLNGEIHQVSETEDIPEDILDMMWKDEKLNALDNPYGTCRARVKGNCPLAAEPPCLTANDGKPCFDLAVGMTSFDVKKYELLIETTTKWIEASKKYGREDMVKANEKNLERYQSIYETIKGGNVIFGKFERVKKQLERKQKKGVKHG; encoded by the coding sequence TTGGATAAAATCATAGCAAACAATGCAATTACAAAAAATGAATATTGGAACTTAATCACATCTACTCTCTCCTCTTACGAGGTTAAGGATATATCTCCTGATGGAAAAGTAACAAGGAGAGTCGTGAATAATGATTACTTTTTAGTCAATGATATTTGGAATGTAAATGATATTGGTAACATCCCTAACTTTGAGGAAAGCTTCAACAGATACAAAGTTCCTAGTAGGAATCAAAAGTTTCCAACCGAAAACAAAACTATTGGCTTAGAACTTAAATTTGTTTATTATTGTAAGTTGTTTAACGATGAATGGAGTTTAAACAGCTTTTTTCATACTTACAAAACATTCCTAAACAAATTAGTTTTATTTCTTAACGAAAAACATTCTCACCTCTATTCTCTCCTTGATTTGGACGTTGAGAAAACTGAGAAAGAGTGGATTTGGTGGTTGAACAACAAAGGTGTAAAAACAACCCTAGCAAGAAAAAGTGTGCAGTATGGTGAATTTGAGACTAAAACACCAATAGCGACTTTCTTCCGTTCCATATATGAGAAATTATTTAATCTAACCGATACCCGTGAGGAATGGGGAAAAGATAGATGGGATGTTAGGGTGTTAAATGCCAATTATGGAGTAGATTACAACGCCTCACTACCACTTTATTATATTGATTTCACAAAAATTGAAAATGTTACTTTTAGACAATATTTAAAAAAATATATTAAAACTAGATTACTAGGTGGCAGGAAATTTTCTTGGTCAACTGCTCAAAATTATGTGAGATGGGTTCCCAAGTTCTTTAATTTTATTAATGAATTAGAACCTGAATGGGATGATTTAAAAGATCTTACAAGACAGCATATAGAAAAGTATGTAGAGTTTCTTCATCATTATGCCCAAAATAACTTAAAGAATAGAAATGCCAACCCGGATAAATTTATATATATAAACGTGGAGTGCACTTATTCATTTTTAAGAGATACCCAGCGTTACGATTACAGTATTGCACCTAAGAAATCAACTACAAAGTTACTTTACTCTGAGGATTATCCTTCTCTTGATAAGAAATCAGATGATACTATTGATTACATTCCTGACTATGTATTAGAGCAATTATTTGACAATATAAACGACCTTCATTCAGATGTACAACCTGTCGTGTGGATTGCTTTTAAAACTGGATTGCGTATCAGCGATACATTAGGATTAACACAGGAGTGTTTGGTTCGGTTAAATGGCAAATATTCTATTCAAACCGATATTGAAAAAATATATGTGAATGGTCATAAAATCCCGATTGACGACCAATTAGCAAATATGATTGCCGTTTTAATCCATAAATCCAAGGAACTCAGTAACGATGATAACAACCCTAATAAATACATCTTCGTTCGGTACAAAGGTTCCCGTAAGGGAAAACCATTTTCCCAGTTTTGGGTACGAGATCAACTTGGAAAACTAGCTTTCGAAAAGAACATTACTGACGAAGTGGGCAATGTATTCCATTTCAAATCACACCAATTTCGACATACATATGCGGTCAAGATGTTGAATGGTGGCGCTGACATTTTAACCGTCCAGGAATTACTAGCTCATGCCTCGCCTGAAATGACCCTGCGATACGCCCGTTTATTGGACGATACAAAACGGAAAGCGTTTGAAAAGGTGGTTAAGCAAGGTGTATTTTCCTTTAACCTAAATGGGGAAATTCATCAAGTATCTGAAACAGAAGATATCCCTGAAGACATTCTAGATATGATGTGGAAAGATGAAAAGCTAAACGCTTTGGACAACCCCTACGGAACTTGTCGTGCTAGAGTGAAAGGAAACTGCCCATTAGCAGCAGAACCTCCTTGTCTCACAGCCAACGATGGAAAGCCTTGTTTTGATTTAGCTGTAGGTATGACGAGTTTTGACGTTAAAAAGTATGAACTTCTAATAGAAACCACTACAAAGTGGATTGAAGCCTCCAAAAAATATGGTCGCGAAGATATGGTCAAAGCTAATGAAAAAAACTTGGAGAGATACCAGAGCATTTATGAAACAATCAAGGGTGGGAATGTAATTTTTGGAAAATTTGAACGTGTGAAGAAACAGTTAGAAAGAAAACAGAAGAAAGGTGTTAAACATGGCTAA
- a CDS encoding IS3 family transposase, protein MKPELLYLQQFKDMDHFERELEGYIHYYNNTRIKRELKGMSPVEYRTHANYVWRWYDKLDTKLREKGDSVYG, encoded by the coding sequence CTGAAGCCAGAGCTTTTATATCTTCAACAATTTAAAGATATGGACCATTTTGAGAGAGAACTAGAAGGATATATACACTATTACAATAACACTCGAATTAAGAGAGAATTGAAAGGCATGAGTCCAGTCGAATACCGTACTCATGCCAACTACGTTTGGAGATGGTACGATAAACTGGACACTAAATTAAGAGAAAAAGGTGATTCGGTTTATGGGTAG
- a CDS encoding IDEAL domain-containing protein: MKNNAINETNRVDSNLRNEMLAERFLDQMMNDFNRSKILKGIDKSLKNKDKEAFLRLTEKLKSMP, encoded by the coding sequence ATGAAAAATAATGCAATTAATGAAACGAATCGAGTTGATTCAAATTTACGCAATGAAATGTTGGCTGAACGGTTTTTGGATCAAATGATGAATGACTTCAACAGAAGTAAGATTCTCAAGGGAATTGATAAGTCCTTAAAGAATAAAGATAAAGAAGCTTTTTTACGTTTAACAGAGAAACTTAAATCTATGCCTTGA
- a CDS encoding DinB family protein — MSHHSLKLYDYHVWANQKIFDRLKELSEDIYEKEIQSVFSSISKVMAHIYVSDNIWLNCISGEKFDEASASANQLREQIETKRIEEVETMFFDLSDRYKAFLNPQEDIETAFVLETSIAGRLETRLSDVVQHVVNHGTYHRGNITAMLRQLGHPGVMTDYILYLYERDTKE, encoded by the coding sequence ATGTCACATCACTCATTAAAATTGTACGATTACCATGTATGGGCAAACCAAAAAATTTTCGACCGATTAAAAGAACTTTCTGAGGACATTTACGAAAAGGAAATTCAGAGCGTTTTTTCTTCTATATCAAAGGTGATGGCGCACATTTATGTCTCTGACAACATATGGTTAAATTGTATTTCTGGTGAAAAGTTTGATGAAGCATCTGCGTCGGCTAATCAATTGAGAGAACAGATTGAAACGAAAAGGATCGAGGAAGTAGAAACGATGTTTTTCGATTTATCTGACAGGTACAAAGCATTTCTCAATCCTCAAGAAGATATAGAAACCGCCTTTGTGCTGGAAACTTCAATTGCTGGACGACTCGAAACCCGTTTATCTGATGTAGTACAACATGTTGTCAATCATGGAACATATCATCGTGGCAATATTACAGCTATGCTACGGCAATTGGGCCATCCCGGTGTTATGACTGATTATATTTTATATTTATATGAAAGGGATACAAAAGAGTAG